The Flavobacteriales bacterium DNA window AGGAGGAAGTGGTTTAACAGGATTTACGTTAGCAGCTCAAGAGATTATCGCCCTAAGAGGGTATGATGATAAAACGATTTCACCAACTTTTGGAGGTAGTATTATTAGTAAGTATACATTAGAGTTACGTTATCCAGTATCGTTAAACCCACAAGCAACAATTTATGTTTTAGGGTTTACTGAAGCTGGTAATACTTGGAATGATTATAAAAAATACAATCCTTTCACTGTGAAACGTTCAGCAGGTTTGGGAGTAAGAATATTTTTACCAATGTTTGGTTTAATGGGATTAGACTATGGTTGGGGATTCGATCAATTAGATTCTGGGGCAAGTGGCGAAGCAGTCCACAATGCAGAATTACAAGCCAAAGGATATAGAGGACAATTCCACTTTACAATTGGAGCCAATTTGGGAGAACTATAAGTCATAAAATTAAAAGGAACTTCAAATGAATAATTTAAAAAAGATAATTTTGGCATCATTTTTTCTATTAGGAATAATAGGAAGCTCAGTTGCTCAGAAATATGCATTCGTTGATACGAAATATATATTAGATAACATGCCATCTTACACTGAGGCTCAGAAAAAATTAGATGATGTGGCTGAAAAGTGGCAAAAAGAAATTGAGCAGAAGCTAAAAGAAATAGATGAAAAAAATAAAAAATTACAACAAGAATTAATATTATTGCCAGCTGATGAAAAAAATAAAAAAATAGCTGAAATAAAAGAACTAGAAGAAGCTGTTAAAGCATTGCAAAAAAAGCGTTTTGGAGTAAACGGAGATTTGTTTAAAAAGCGTAAAGAATTAATCGAACCTATCCAAGATGAAATCTACAAAGCAATTAAAGCTTTAGCGAAAGAAAAAGGTTATGATTTTATAATGGATAAAGGAACAAATTCAAATATTTTGTTCACCAATCCTAAATATGATAAGAGCGAACAAGTATTAAGGAAAATAAAACAATAAAAACAAAAAAGGATGAAAAAAATAATTACAATAATAGCACTAGCTTTCGTAGCGTTTGCTG harbors:
- a CDS encoding OmpH family outer membrane protein, whose protein sequence is MNNLKKIILASFFLLGIIGSSVAQKYAFVDTKYILDNMPSYTEAQKKLDDVAEKWQKEIEQKLKEIDEKNKKLQQELILLPADEKNKKIAEIKELEEAVKALQKKRFGVNGDLFKKRKELIEPIQDEIYKAIKALAKEKGYDFIMDKGTNSNILFTNPKYDKSEQVLRKIKQ